From the genome of Impatiens glandulifera chromosome 9, dImpGla2.1, whole genome shotgun sequence, one region includes:
- the LOC124914605 gene encoding calcium-binding protein CBP-like, which produces MAGYPHNQPGYGYGQSPAAQPYGSSPYGGHPPPSGGQQSYAQYGAAPQSSYGAHQQASAPYAPQSGYNKPQKDNSYGYGAPPPSSTYPPQPQGYGSAFASLVPSTFPPGTDPNVIMCFQAADQDGSGLIDDHELQRALSSYNQSFSLRTVHLLMYHFTNTNTRKIGPKEFTSLFYSLQNWRAIFERFDADRSGKIDSRELRDALLSLGFSVSPTVLDLLVSKFDKTGGKSKAVEYDNFIECCLTVKGLTEKFKERDTSYSGSATFTYEAFMLTVLPFLIA; this is translated from the exons ATGGCTGGATACCCACACAATCAACCGGGCTACGGTTACGGACAGTCCCCGGCGGCTCAGCCTTACGGTTCATCTCCATACGGCGGTCATCCTCCTCCTTCCGGCGGTCAACAATCATACGCTCAATATGGCGCCGCTCCTCAATCCTCTTATGGCGCTCATCAGCAAGCATCTGCACCTTACGCTCCCCAATCCGGTTATAATAAGCCCCAAAAAGACAATTCATACGGCTACGGCGCCCCACCACCATCTTCTACCTATCCTCCTCAGCCGCAGGGATACGGAAGCGCCTTCGCTTCCTTAGTTCCGTCCACTTTCCCTCCAGGAACGGATCCGAACGTAATCATGTGTTTTCAGGCCGCCGATCAGGACGGAAGTGGATTGATTGACGATCATGAATTGCAGAGGGCTTTATCTTCTTATAATCAGAGCTTCAGCTTGCGCACCGTTCATCTTCTTATGTATCATTTCACTAATACCAATACCAGAAAGATTG GGCCAAAGGAATTCACATCATTGTTCTACAGCCTTCAGAATTGGAGG GCAATATTCGAGAGGTTTGATGCTGATCGCAGTGGGAAGATCGACTCAAGAGAATTGAGAGATGCTCTACTTAGCCTTGGATTCTCAGTATCACCAACAGTGTTGGATTTGCTTGTTTCAAAATTCGATAAGACTGGTGGGAAAAGCAAGGCTGTTGAATATGATAACTTCATCGAGTGCTGCCTCACTGTTAAG GGATTGACTGAGAAATTCAAGGAGAGGGACACTTCATACTCAGGATCAGCTACTTTCACATATGAAGCCTTCATGTTGACTGTTCTTCCCTTCCTCATTGCATAG
- the LOC124916232 gene encoding MADS-box transcription factor 23-like: MGRGKIEIKRIENVNSRQVTFSKRRSGLLKKAKELSILCDAEIGVIIFNTTGKLYEFASSCMEQILARYNRRPLPHDHDTSRLVSVANIAVHDHHQIEAAHDYEAEVDALRADVARLRRINKRMMGKELDGMTFKELQSLEHQLNNGILSVKERKEQMLMEQLERSRLQEQKAMLENQTLREQIKELQQDRKRSSCALMMSSSPKTPPSMVICSSSHNSDHKGGDSDTLLRLGGVCSMASYDQNNM, from the exons atggGGAGAGGAAAGATTGAGATAAAGAGGATTGAGAATGTGAATAGCAGGCAAGTTACTTTCTCGAAACGAAGATCGGGACTTCTAAAGAAGGCGAAAGAGTTGTCCATACTTTGCGATGCTGAAATCGGGGTTATTATTTTCAACACCACTGGAAAACTCTATGAATTCGCTAGTTCTTG CATGGAGCAAATCCTAGCCAGATATAACAGGCGTCCACTTCCTCATGATCATGATACTTCAAGATTGGTTTCAGTTGCAAATATTGCTGTTCATGATCATCAtcag atAGAAGCAGCACATGACTATGAGGCAGAAGTGGATGCTCTAAGAGCTGATGTTGCAAGGTTGCGAAGGATTAACAA AAGAATGATGGGGAAAGAATTGGATGGCATGACCTTTAAGGAACTGCAAAGCTTAGAACATCAACTTAACAATGGCATTTTGTCTGTTAAGGAGAGGAAG GAACAAATGTTGATGGAGCAGCTTGAAAGATCTAGATTACAG GAGCAGAAGGCAATGTTAGAGAATCAAACTCTACGCGAACAG ATTAAAGAGCTTCAGCAGGATAGGAAGAGATCATCATGTGCATTGATGATGAGTAGCAGCCCAAAAACTCCTCCATCAATGGTCATATGCAGTTCGAGCCATAATTCTGATCACAAAGGAGGAGATTCCGACACTTTATTGCGCCTCGG TGGTGTGTGCAGTATGGCGTCTTATGATCAGAATAATATGTAA